In a genomic window of Staphylococcus taiwanensis:
- the sucC gene encoding ADP-forming succinate--CoA ligase subunit beta → MNIHEYQGKEIFRSMGVAVPEGRVAFTAEEAVEKAKELDSEVYVVKAQIHAGGRGKAGGVKIAKSLSEVETYANELLGKQLVTHQTGPEGKEVKRLYIEQGCDIQKEYYVGFVIDRATDRITLMASEEGGTEIEEVAAKTPEKIFKETIDPVVGLSPYQARRIAFNINIPKESINKAAKFLISLYNVFIEKDCSIVEINPLVTTGDGEVLALDAKINFDDNALFRHKDIQELRDLEEEDPKEIEASKYDLSYIALDGDIGCMVNGAGLAMATMDTINHFGGNPANFLDVGGGATKEKVTEAFKIILGDDNVKGIFVNIFGGIMKCDVIAEGIVAAVKEVELTLPLVVRLEGTNVERGKEILNESGLAIEPAATMAEGAQKIVKLVKEA, encoded by the coding sequence ATGAATATCCACGAGTATCAAGGTAAAGAAATATTTCGTTCAATGGGCGTAGCAGTTCCAGAAGGACGAGTAGCATTTACTGCTGAAGAAGCAGTGGAAAAGGCGAAAGAATTAGATTCAGAGGTTTATGTGGTTAAAGCACAAATCCACGCTGGGGGTAGAGGTAAAGCAGGTGGTGTTAAAATTGCTAAATCACTATCTGAAGTTGAAACTTACGCTAATGAATTATTAGGTAAACAATTGGTTACACACCAAACTGGACCAGAAGGTAAAGAAGTGAAACGCTTATATATCGAACAAGGTTGCGATATTCAAAAAGAATATTACGTTGGTTTTGTTATCGACCGTGCAACTGACCGTATCACTTTAATGGCTTCTGAAGAAGGCGGTACTGAAATTGAAGAAGTTGCTGCTAAAACTCCAGAAAAAATCTTTAAAGAAACAATTGATCCAGTGGTAGGTTTATCACCATATCAAGCACGTCGTATTGCTTTCAATATTAATATTCCAAAAGAATCAATTAATAAAGCAGCGAAATTCTTAATTTCTTTATACAACGTATTTATCGAAAAAGATTGCTCTATCGTTGAAATTAACCCATTAGTAACTACTGGTGATGGTGAAGTGTTAGCGTTAGATGCAAAAATTAACTTCGATGATAACGCGTTATTCAGACATAAAGATATCCAAGAATTACGTGACTTAGAAGAAGAAGATCCAAAAGAAATCGAAGCATCTAAATATGACTTATCATACATCGCATTAGATGGTGATATTGGTTGTATGGTAAACGGTGCTGGTTTAGCTATGGCAACAATGGATACGATTAATCATTTTGGTGGAAATCCGGCTAACTTCCTAGACGTAGGGGGCGGCGCTACGAAAGAAAAAGTTACTGAAGCATTCAAAATCATTTTAGGTGATGACAATGTTAAAGGTATCTTCGTAAATATCTTTGGTGGAATCATGAAATGTGATGTCATCGCTGAAGGTATCGTAGCAGCAGTTAAAGAAGTCGAATTAACTTTACCATTAGTTGTACGTTTAGAAGGTACAAATGTAGAACGCGGTAAAGAAATCTTAAATGAATCAGGATTAGCAATTGAACCAGCAGCTACAATGGCTGAAGGTGCACAAAAAATTGTTAAACTTGTTAAAGAAGCGTAA
- a CDS encoding ribonuclease HII — protein sequence MTQTINEVKGILAEIKSIEELDQHDLNKDTRKGVQLNIERRRKQLLKEKEIIAHYNVMKQYETELLSSNSKALICGIDEVGRGPLAGPVVACAVILNEGHQYLGLDDSKKVSATKRERLNCQLKDGVLDYAYGIASPDEIDKLNIYNATKLAMKRALDQLSHRPNHLLIDAMTLDTPIPQTSIIKGDAKSVSIAAASIMAKEYRDALMKDIAKDYPGYDFDKNVGYGTKKHLEGLAKLGITPHHRKSFEPVKSML from the coding sequence ATGACGCAAACAATTAATGAAGTAAAAGGTATATTGGCTGAGATTAAATCGATAGAGGAATTAGATCAACACGATTTAAACAAAGATACCCGAAAAGGTGTTCAACTAAATATTGAAAGACGACGCAAACAACTTTTAAAAGAAAAAGAAATCATAGCGCATTACAATGTAATGAAACAATATGAGACTGAGTTGTTAAGTTCAAATTCAAAAGCGTTAATCTGTGGGATAGATGAGGTCGGTCGCGGACCATTAGCAGGACCAGTTGTAGCATGTGCAGTAATCTTGAATGAAGGGCACCAATATTTGGGATTGGATGATTCGAAGAAAGTTTCGGCCACTAAAAGAGAACGATTAAACTGTCAACTTAAAGATGGTGTATTAGATTATGCATATGGAATTGCCAGTCCAGATGAGATTGATAAGCTAAATATTTATAATGCCACAAAACTTGCCATGAAACGAGCTTTAGATCAATTAAGTCATCGACCTAATCACTTATTAATTGATGCAATGACATTAGATACACCAATTCCTCAAACTTCAATTATTAAAGGTGATGCAAAAAGTGTATCGATAGCGGCGGCAAGTATTATGGCAAAAGAATATCGAGATGCGTTGATGAAAGATATTGCGAAAGATTATCCTGGTTATGACTTTGATAAAAATGTAGGTTACGGAACTAAAAAACATCTTGAAGGCTTAGCTAAATTAGGTATTACACCACACCATCGTAAAAGTTTTGAACCAGTAAAATCTATGTTGTAA
- the ylqF gene encoding ribosome biogenesis GTPase YlqF produces MPIQWYPGHMAKAKREVTEQLKKVDVVFELVDARIPYSSRNPMIDEVIKQKPRVVILNKKDMSNLNEMQKWEQFFIEKGYYPVAVDAKHGKNLKGVETAAIEATKEKFEREKAKGLKPRAIRAMIVGIPNVGKSTLINKLARKNIAQTGNKPGVTKQQQWIKVGQSLQLLDTPGILWPKFEDEIVGKKLSLTGAIKDSIVHLDEVAIYGLQFLLKHDLDGFKQHYKIDVPSDAEILEWFDAIGRRRGLLQRGNEVDYEAVIELIINDVRNAKIGTYCFDLYAEMKSELDNDANN; encoded by the coding sequence ATGCCAATTCAATGGTATCCAGGACATATGGCCAAAGCCAAACGTGAAGTGACAGAACAACTTAAGAAAGTTGATGTTGTCTTTGAATTAGTTGATGCACGAATTCCATATAGTTCTCGTAATCCAATGATTGATGAAGTAATTAAGCAAAAACCACGTGTGGTTATTCTAAATAAAAAAGATATGTCAAATCTAAATGAGATGCAGAAATGGGAACAATTCTTTATCGAAAAAGGATATTATCCTGTAGCAGTGGATGCGAAACATGGTAAAAATTTAAAAGGTGTGGAAACCGCTGCTATTGAAGCAACAAAAGAAAAATTTGAGCGAGAAAAAGCTAAAGGACTTAAACCTAGAGCGATTAGAGCAATGATTGTTGGTATACCGAATGTCGGTAAATCAACATTAATTAATAAGTTAGCAAGAAAGAATATAGCTCAAACAGGAAATAAGCCAGGTGTAACCAAACAACAACAATGGATTAAGGTTGGTCAATCTCTTCAATTGTTAGATACGCCAGGTATTTTATGGCCTAAATTCGAAGATGAAATTGTTGGTAAGAAATTAAGCTTAACAGGTGCAATTAAAGATAGCATTGTTCATTTAGATGAAGTTGCTATTTATGGTTTACAGTTCTTACTTAAACATGATTTAGATGGCTTCAAACAACATTATAAAATTGATGTACCAAGTGACGCAGAAATATTAGAATGGTTTGATGCGATTGGACGTCGACGCGGACTTTTACAAAGAGGTAATGAAGTAGATTATGAAGCGGTGATTGAACTTATCATTAATGATGTACGCAACGCTAAAATTGGTACTTATTGCTTCGACTTATATGCAGAAATGAAGAGTGAATTAGACAATGACGCAAACAATTAA